Proteins encoded in a region of the Mariprofundus ferrinatatus genome:
- the mnmE gene encoding tRNA uridine-5-carboxymethylaminomethyl(34) synthesis GTPase MnmE, translating to MNSIIEKPTIAAIATPPGRGGVGVIRISGAEALTMLKQLCCSDRTLQPRMATLTSWLDAGGDILDQGLSLYFPAPYSYTGEHTVELQGHGGPVILRALLDRLYQLGCKPAEPGEFTRRAVENGKMDLAQAEAVAACIDAATIRAGKQAQRQLQGAFGQHIELLMQQLTSLVAHVEASLDFPEEEIPALYFDQLAEKMQQQLIMPIRAMLDSAPLGERLFDGATVAIIGAPNVGKSSLLNALAGRERAIVSDIPGTTRDVLEVDFEIHGIPVRLADTAGLRISDDLIEQEGVRRAELTAAHADATLFIADASRPETWDCAIDADIFMMNKMDLAHSNIPERFIAASVADGVGVEEVKDALATTLGDIEIADESMMVTRERHRQNLLEALSCVEAGMHTLHSEEKLEITAMQWRHAWSALGGILGIGDVEHILDRVFSEFCIGK from the coding sequence ATTAATTCTATAATCGAAAAACCTACAATTGCAGCTATCGCCACCCCGCCAGGCAGGGGTGGCGTTGGCGTTATTCGAATTTCCGGTGCTGAAGCCCTGACCATGCTCAAGCAACTCTGTTGCTCTGACCGGACTCTTCAGCCGAGGATGGCAACATTAACCAGCTGGCTTGATGCTGGTGGCGACATACTTGATCAGGGTCTGTCACTCTATTTCCCTGCGCCATACTCCTATACTGGAGAACATACGGTTGAACTTCAGGGTCATGGAGGCCCTGTAATTCTTCGGGCGCTTCTCGATCGCCTCTACCAGCTGGGTTGCAAACCCGCTGAACCGGGAGAGTTCACTCGCAGAGCGGTTGAGAATGGCAAGATGGATCTGGCGCAGGCAGAGGCTGTAGCAGCATGTATTGATGCAGCCACTATCCGAGCGGGAAAACAGGCTCAGCGGCAGTTACAGGGCGCTTTTGGACAGCATATAGAGCTATTGATGCAGCAGCTCACATCTCTGGTGGCACATGTGGAAGCCAGCCTGGACTTTCCGGAAGAGGAGATCCCTGCGCTCTACTTTGACCAGCTTGCAGAAAAGATGCAGCAGCAGTTGATAATGCCTATTCGTGCCATGCTCGATTCCGCACCGCTTGGCGAGCGGCTGTTTGATGGTGCAACTGTTGCAATTATTGGTGCTCCTAATGTAGGAAAGTCCAGCCTTCTTAATGCGCTGGCAGGGCGGGAGCGCGCCATTGTCAGTGATATTCCAGGAACCACCCGGGACGTGCTGGAGGTGGACTTTGAAATTCATGGTATTCCAGTGCGGCTTGCAGATACAGCAGGACTCAGGATCAGTGATGATCTTATTGAGCAGGAGGGCGTACGTCGCGCCGAACTGACTGCTGCCCATGCTGATGCCACGCTGTTTATTGCCGACGCCTCCAGGCCAGAGACATGGGATTGCGCCATTGATGCTGACATATTTATGATGAATAAGATGGATCTCGCGCACAGCAACATTCCTGAACGTTTTATTGCAGCCAGCGTTGCCGATGGCGTTGGAGTAGAGGAGGTGAAGGATGCACTTGCCACTACTCTTGGTGATATAGAGATAGCTGACGAGTCAATGATGGTGACTCGAGAGCGGCATCGCCAGAACCTTCTGGAGGCTCTTTCGTGTGTTGAAGCAGGCATGCATACCCTGCACAGCGAAGAAAAGCTGGAGATCACAGCGATGCAGTGGCGACACGCATGGTCGGCGCTGGGTGGAATTTTGGGAATTGGGGATGTTGAACATATTCTCGACCGCGTATTTTCCGAATTTTGTATCGGTAAATAA
- the yidC gene encoding membrane protein insertase YidC, with protein MDQRNMILAFALSMLVLLGWGVLFPQQEPVATQQVKTESVIPADSSSEVVTAPEMKPSAESSEMQAVASAVAPVQHVAITPESFEISNDLMRLSVNEKGWLTRAVLTNYKESLEADSASVAVLKMEDGHSVYVNTGVMGRRLVQPFTVVKKEASTLLLRSVLDDGRMWERQVDLSQGSYVISIHDRIIDGGGLKLYRQVVERNPDKEANTFYEHMGPTGLLDGKLQEPDYDELDEKGSIRMASMGGWTAIMNRYFIAALLSNPDQDYPYYYKGDGRSYQAGLIDDGTVEGRDAVFKTRIYVGPKSIPLLESANAELERSVDFGWFSPIAQPMHSFLGWLYKYLGNYGWCIIVLVICIKILFFYPTQKSYESMAAMRKLQPEMTRMKEQYGDDRQRMGQEVMQLYKKHKVNPLGGCLPIIIQIPVFFALYKVLLMSIEMRQAPFIGWIEDMSVQDPFFVLPVIMGISMYIQQKLNPQPPDPVQAKVMQFLPFLFTAMFLFFPAGLVLYWVVNNVLSIIQQRLVMKRMNVD; from the coding sequence GGGAGTGCTTTTTCCGCAACAGGAACCGGTCGCGACACAACAGGTTAAGACAGAATCCGTCATCCCGGCCGACTCCTCCAGCGAAGTGGTTACCGCTCCTGAAATGAAGCCATCCGCAGAGAGCAGTGAGATGCAGGCGGTTGCCAGCGCGGTCGCACCCGTGCAGCACGTAGCCATCACGCCTGAGTCTTTTGAGATCAGCAATGATCTGATGAGACTGTCAGTCAATGAAAAGGGTTGGCTCACTCGAGCTGTCCTGACCAACTATAAGGAGTCTCTTGAAGCTGATTCTGCTTCTGTTGCAGTGCTTAAAATGGAAGATGGCCATTCCGTATATGTGAACACCGGTGTGATGGGGAGACGTCTGGTGCAGCCCTTCACCGTAGTGAAAAAAGAGGCGAGCACTCTGCTTTTGCGCAGCGTACTAGATGATGGCCGGATGTGGGAACGGCAGGTTGATCTGAGCCAGGGATCCTACGTCATCAGCATACACGACAGGATTATCGATGGCGGAGGCCTTAAACTCTATCGTCAGGTGGTTGAGCGCAATCCGGACAAGGAGGCGAACACCTTCTATGAGCATATGGGTCCGACAGGCCTGCTTGATGGCAAGCTTCAGGAGCCAGATTATGATGAACTGGATGAGAAGGGCTCCATTCGGATGGCTTCCATGGGTGGTTGGACTGCGATCATGAACCGCTATTTTATAGCTGCTCTGCTTTCCAACCCCGATCAGGATTACCCCTATTACTATAAAGGCGATGGACGTTCATATCAGGCTGGTTTGATTGATGATGGAACGGTTGAGGGAAGGGATGCGGTTTTCAAGACACGCATCTATGTAGGTCCCAAATCAATTCCTCTGCTTGAAAGTGCCAATGCTGAGCTGGAGCGCTCTGTAGACTTCGGTTGGTTCTCCCCTATTGCCCAGCCAATGCACAGCTTCCTCGGGTGGTTGTATAAATATCTGGGTAACTACGGCTGGTGCATTATTGTGCTGGTGATCTGTATCAAGATTCTCTTTTTCTATCCGACCCAGAAATCCTACGAGTCGATGGCGGCAATGCGCAAACTTCAGCCAGAAATGACCCGCATGAAAGAGCAGTATGGCGATGACCGTCAGCGCATGGGTCAGGAAGTGATGCAGCTCTACAAGAAACACAAGGTAAATCCTCTGGGCGGATGTCTTCCAATTATCATTCAGATCCCGGTTTTCTTCGCGCTATATAAGGTGCTTCTGATGTCGATAGAGATGCGCCAGGCACCATTTATTGGCTGGATTGAGGATATGTCCGTTCAGGATCCCTTTTTCGTATTGCCGGTCATCATGGGTATCTCCATGTATATTCAGCAGAAACTCAACCCACAGCCACCTGATCCGGTACAGGCCAAGGTAATGCAGTTCCTGCCTTTCCTGTTTACTGCGATGTTCCTCTTCTTCCCTGCAGGTCTGGTTCTTTACTGGGTTGTGAACAACGTGCTCTCCATTATCCAGCAGCGTCTGGTGATGAAGAGGATGAACGTCGATTAA